The Salinispora tropica CNB-440 genome has a window encoding:
- a CDS encoding DUF1360 domain-containing protein: protein MTELKAKVTRLGRAYAPYEYRPLGGYLVAMGAYAGVTAMIAGLVKATRRPVPERPATVDVVLLAVATHKLSRLLSKDAVTSPLRAPFTRYARPIGSGEVMEEVRDSGSSTRHAVGELLSCPFCLAVWVATGLTGGLVLAPRLTRLVATALTAVTASDFMQLAYAKAQQAAERNEE, encoded by the coding sequence GTGACCGAGTTGAAGGCGAAAGTGACTCGTCTGGGTCGGGCCTACGCGCCATACGAATACCGGCCGCTCGGCGGCTATCTCGTGGCCATGGGCGCCTACGCCGGGGTGACGGCCATGATCGCCGGGCTGGTGAAGGCGACTCGGCGGCCGGTGCCGGAGCGGCCCGCGACAGTCGACGTGGTCCTGCTGGCCGTCGCGACCCACAAGCTCAGCCGGTTGCTCTCCAAGGATGCCGTGACCAGTCCGCTGCGGGCCCCGTTCACCCGCTACGCGCGGCCGATCGGCAGCGGCGAGGTGATGGAGGAGGTGCGCGACTCGGGCAGCTCCACCCGGCATGCCGTCGGTGAGCTGCTCAGTTGCCCCTTCTGTCTGGCCGTCTGGGTGGCCACCGGGCTCACCGGTGGGCTGGTGCTGGCGCCGCGTCTGACCCGTCTCGTCGCCACCGCTCTCACCGCCGTGACGGCGTCGGACTTCATGCAGCTGGCGTACGCGAAAGCTCAGCAGGCTGCCGAGCGAAACGAGGAGTAG
- a CDS encoding DUF6158 family protein: protein MMTGSVRRDEYPSPEQRMPEWDGDHLHDRASGTADSDGEVLGIDPAELGDADLIRELRSLHRTRLDTLRHAADAALATHLRRTAELETEYLARRPGREVDPSRLREA, encoded by the coding sequence ATGATGACCGGATCCGTGCGGCGGGACGAGTACCCGAGCCCGGAGCAGCGGATGCCCGAATGGGATGGAGACCACCTGCACGACCGGGCCTCCGGCACCGCGGACTCCGACGGCGAGGTGCTCGGCATCGACCCTGCTGAGCTCGGCGATGCCGACCTGATCCGTGAGTTGCGCAGTCTGCACCGAACGCGGCTGGACACCCTGCGGCACGCGGCCGACGCGGCGCTCGCCACTCACCTGCGCCGGACCGCCGAACTCGAGACCGAGTACCTCGCCCGGCGCCCGGGGCGGGAGGTCGACCCGAGCCGACTGCGGGAGGCGTGA
- a CDS encoding DUF3817 domain-containing protein — MGAALTRYRVIAWIVGVVLILLMVIGMPLKYGFDNAIVVETVGQAHGFLYMVYLVAAFDLSRRAGWPLSRMILVMLAGTVPFVSFFAERRVSRWVTGQAAAPEPVANAPVR; from the coding sequence GTGGGCGCAGCCCTGACCCGGTACCGCGTGATCGCCTGGATCGTCGGCGTGGTGCTGATCCTGCTCATGGTGATCGGAATGCCGCTCAAGTACGGCTTCGACAACGCGATCGTGGTGGAGACGGTGGGCCAGGCCCACGGCTTCCTCTACATGGTCTATCTGGTGGCCGCCTTCGACCTGTCCCGGCGGGCCGGCTGGCCGTTGTCACGCATGATCTTGGTGATGTTGGCGGGAACCGTTCCGTTCGTCTCCTTCTTCGCCGAGCGGCGAGTGAGCAGGTGGGTGACCGGGCAGGCCGCGGCCCCGGAGCCGGTGGCCAACGCCCCCGTCCGATAG
- a CDS encoding C40 family peptidase, which yields MSSIRKRLPALAVAIVSATLVAPVAPARAEPSPAELTRRIEKASAELERVVEAHNTLAEDLKTNKATLTRLTAQLGPLEQQVAQSRAEVNQLAVAAYKTGELGTATALLSPDDATTLLNRLTTVDRLAQERQKRITAFTNDQRQLLAQRTRLEAVVEKAAAQAQGLASTRKRIERDLADLYELRRLAYGRATESSTASPDHVRAAPSVSGAAGVAVRYAYGALGKPYRWGGDGAAGYDCSGLTSAAWRAAGKSLPHSTRRQWGVVAHIERRDLSPGDLVFYRGLGHVALYVGNGQIIDAPTAGRNVVKRDMNIMSIVGYGRVR from the coding sequence TTGTCGTCCATCCGGAAACGACTTCCCGCCCTCGCCGTCGCGATAGTCTCGGCAACCCTGGTCGCACCGGTCGCGCCCGCCCGGGCCGAGCCCTCCCCCGCCGAGCTGACGCGACGCATCGAGAAAGCCTCCGCGGAGTTGGAACGCGTCGTGGAAGCGCACAACACCCTCGCCGAAGACCTCAAGACGAACAAAGCCACCCTGACCCGGTTGACCGCCCAGCTGGGTCCCCTGGAGCAACAGGTCGCGCAGAGCCGGGCCGAGGTCAACCAACTGGCGGTGGCCGCGTACAAAACCGGTGAGCTCGGTACCGCCACCGCACTACTGAGCCCAGACGACGCCACGACCCTGCTCAACCGGCTCACCACCGTCGACCGACTCGCCCAGGAGCGGCAGAAACGCATCACGGCCTTCACCAACGACCAGCGTCAGCTCCTCGCGCAACGGACGCGGCTGGAGGCCGTTGTGGAGAAGGCAGCCGCGCAGGCCCAAGGGCTGGCCAGCACCCGCAAGCGGATCGAGCGCGACCTGGCCGACCTGTACGAGCTGCGGCGACTAGCGTACGGCCGGGCAACCGAAAGCTCCACGGCCAGCCCGGACCACGTCCGAGCGGCACCATCGGTCTCCGGCGCGGCCGGGGTTGCGGTGCGGTACGCGTACGGGGCGCTGGGGAAGCCCTACCGGTGGGGCGGGGACGGTGCCGCCGGCTACGACTGCTCGGGCCTCACCTCGGCGGCATGGCGAGCGGCCGGTAAGTCACTGCCGCACAGCACCCGCCGGCAGTGGGGGGTGGTGGCGCACATCGAACGCCGCGACCTGAGCCCCGGCGACCTGGTCTTCTACCGCGGGCTCGGGCATGTCGCCCTCTACGTGGGCAATGGTCAGATCATCGACGCCCCAACCGCCGGGCGCAACGTGGTGAAGCGCGACATGAATATCATGTCGATCGTGGGATATGGGCGGGTTCGCTGA